TTCTGGTTTCTCTTATATTAGCCACTTAACACCTTAGGTGAGGGTTTCCACAACCTTTGTGCTAACCTTACAAATTTTGTCGAGTTATACAATGGTCCTATCACTGCCCTCTGAATATTCCTGATCTTGGTTTCACTAACTGGCTCATTGATTTCTTCTTTTGATCTCACAAGAATATGCACTGTGTTtctttcaaataatttttttctttttatgatttagTTTCTGTCTCTTTAAGGGAATGTGACTATGGTTTGGATTAGACAAAAATTGCTCACCTATtgtgaggaaaagtgagagttAAGGTTCTACCTGATTTGAACAAGCGAGCTGATTAAAGCACCATGTAGCCGTTCATGATATCTGATATGTGCACTTTTGTCCCTAACCTTGCAGATTTTTCTTCCAGATGCTAGTTTGCTCCTTTCAATCCTCTGCTTGAGCTTTGGTGTTCCTGGATGAATCACTTGATTATTTACTGATTGTGAAGGTTGATGTTCACATTTGTTGCTTTGTTTTGTCAGTCTCTGCATATCTGGAGAATGTTTTGCACTTTTCATCACCATAATTGATTTACTAAGTATTTGTCCCATTGGGCTGGTGAACGGAAAACTACTGAGTACAGACTATCAACTTAGTCAGTTTTGCTCACTTTCACATAGCAACCAACCATTTCAGAGCCAAAATCAGATCTCTATATGTAAAGCATATTGTCTTGATAATTATCTCTATTCCAATTTGTATAACATAATCTCTGCTTTTACTTCATAGCATTGTGACAAACTTTGTTTAGTTTACTTAAATATGTACCTGAATGGCAAACAATTAAAGGAACTAACAGTGGTACTTGTAATATTTTACCCTAAATATTGTAGGCATTTTCTTAATATTGACTGGGCAGGCTAGCTTTTAGTTTAATTGGGTTTACCTTAAAACCTATATGTGGGATAGTCTAGTGTACTTACCTattttagtgtttttttaaAGCCATTGATTTTTGGGCATCCGCTACCTAGAATCTGCAGATTTCCTCCATGCCAGGATTTCTGCATTAGCTTTATCAAGCAGTGAGAACTGAGGACtttgtagaaaaaaaaatttgagtttAAAGTTTAGGATCTGTTCCCATGAAAATCAGATCttctttgtttcttcttttcctatttGTTGTGACTTCCTTTAAGAGTGAAAGGGTGTGTTTTTATTCTTATTATATTTTGTTACTTTCTTATGCCCAATTCATACAATGTAAACTAATATGTGTAAGTCGCAGGTCGATGCAATACAGGCTTGTGGAGGCCAGAAGACTGCTGATGGTAGACGATTCCGGACAGGGGGTGGCGTATTGTGGAGCATCATAAAAGTTCGGGAACCAAAAGCCTataaagagataatgaaaaaAGCAAAGGAGTTTGAGGTGCGTGAAAAACCATTGTATTTTTAGTACTGATGTTTTATTTGAAAAAGGTCAACAGTTATGTGAATAGTATTTATTTCATAAGCAGAGGGAAACCATTATAATAGTGCTACTGGGTTGGGTAGAATCTTAAGACTTTTTCTGGTCTTGTGTGTACATGGTGACAAGTAGCCTAGGTGTCATGTTTACAAAAATAAGTCTGTAACTGCTTCATAGGCATTATGCATGTTTATACTTTATATAGTAAggcttctttttcattttttgatcGGAAgggtttctctcttttcttttttttttaaatgatagtGCAGCTTTTTGTTTATTAGGTCTATCACTATATTCCTTTGCTCTTAAATAGCTGTTGCCAATAGTCTTTTATTATGAGTAGCCAAGACTTTTCAAATTGTTACAATGACTACTTTTTAAGTCATTGATCATCATGTTTATAATAATGCAGAAGCAATTCAGACAACCCAATGTTAAGCAACTACCCGTGCCAAAGAAAGAGGAATCTTCTCAAGGAGTTTCATTTGCTGGCAGTCCTAAAGAGGAATCTTCTCAAGTAGTGGCCTTTTCATTTGCTGGCCTGGATCTGGGCAATGATTCAGAAAATGCCTTTCCTGCAGTACAAATGCAAAACCAACCTGAGCCAGCTACTTCTAAAGAAAACCCTGTCTCTGTTCATGACAGGTTAAGGATACCTGTTTCGTATGACGATGATCTGCTTGGAGGGAGTTCAGTCAATGATGCAAGTGGCCTTCATCACTAGGACAAGTTTTCACCCTCTTAGATCGGAAATATATTGTTTCATTCTGCTATGGGACTAAGGCTATATACTACATTATTTTTCTCGAGTTCCTTTTTGCTCTCCTACCCCCACCCCCCCCCTCTTCgccttttctttttgcttttgaGAACCAAGTTCACAGATAAACAGTTTTGccattttgatatttttatccCGAAGGAAATTGTCATTTGTCTTGAAAGAAGTGTTTATATACTATGCCTTATAGCTTGCAGATATAGATACAGGATGAgggcaaaaataaataaaaaccaaagAAGAATGTATGTGGGATGTATTGTTATTCCTATGTACCAAACCCTTAGGTGAGGTTTCGTAGACAGATGGGGAGGGGATAAAACATGGTTTCCTTCTCTGTTTGTCATGATTTTAAGATGGAACAGAGTTCAATGAACAGATCATTTTGGTTTCCTAGAAATGAGTGGAACAAATGAGAATTGAACAAAACATTCTATTTAAATTTTTGCATTGACTAAATTAACCCTAGATTTActatctcttttttcttcttattatgTTTCATCACTCTACCTCATCAAGCCATCTTTTCCATGCGCACCGCAACTACAAACACCATTTTCTACAAAGCACGCCATTGCCTCACTCAGTTTTTTCTGCAACATGTATTGATTTGATACTACTATGCTATTACTACCCCATCAATTCACTTTTTAGTTTGTAGTCTATGAAGGCCCAATACTCAATGGTCAATTGAGAACACCAAGTGATTTCTttcgtttatttatttttgtgagAATAGTGTCATGGGCCGTGATAATTGAAAAGACGAAAACACAGGTGTAGAAATTTTTGTTTGCTCATGTTAATTCTCATAATATAACCTGTCGGTAAAATATGATAAAGGTATATATGTAATAAATCTTATATTATATTCTGTCCGTATTGTATTCACCAAACACAGTGTACAAACATTATTGTCCCGTTTAATTCTGTTACATTCTGTTCCATTTTGTTATGTGTTGTTCAGTTTTCAAATGCAACCTTAGTGCTGGATGATGTGTTCTGAGACACACTTTCCCAACTATTCATTTGATTCGATGATTTACAATAGCAAATGGTATTAACTTGAGGACAAATGGATTGTTGGAATCAAAGCCAAACACAAacggttttttatttctttcttcttgtcAACATTTTAGATTTTTCATGCTAGCCTAGCACTAGGTTCGGCATGAAACATCGTTAACATCATCATTGAGAGATAGGAATGGGATAGATTCGTACAACTACAATCCATAACCAAAGCTCAATTTGATCTAAGGAAAAAGGAGAAAATTTGCATCTCCCCTGGAGAGGAATTTTAAGTCAGCGTAGCAGGGAGAGTCTGCTAAATGGAAAATGTGTAACAACTTCGGGAAAAAACTAAGCACCAGTGATCTGACAAATTGAAAAtccatttaaaattttcaaacaaaATACAGATATGCATGATTTACAGAAAATTATCAGGGCATACAATGCAAGATACTGCTTGTAAGATCAACATCTTTTTACAATATAAGCCACACAAATGAAACCAACAACCTACATAACATGAGAGAACTAAAACTTATCATGCAATGACATACTTCTCATTGGGTGGAAACAGGAGCATTCTCTTCAGTAGCCATTGGCTCCCCCTGAGGAGCCTTCTTTGCAAGTGACTTCGGGATGTCAATGTTCTCTTGAATGCAGCGCTGCTGAGGATGTGACAGCAGTATTAACACGTGACGGAAAACAACACGCGCTAACCCCTGTCCACTCTCCAAGATATAGCCCTCATACTCACTAACATGTTCAAGAGCCTCCACCAGTGTATCATAGACCTCCTGAGGGCAATTCTCAGGTCCAGGCTTGTCATGAAGGTACATGACATCCAGAGTGTAGAGCTTCTGGTTCACAGGCCACTGATGCTGTGGGCGCACATTTGATCTGCAATAGAATAGAATCTACAAAGGAGTAGGAAATTGCATATTAGGATTCAAATACCTGGCTGACCAACAACTAACAGTATGGtgtacaacaacaacaacaacaaaattaagACTActaagaaaaattaagaggaaaattgtgtgtgtgtgtgtgtagaTAAAGCATCATATAATATTATTCAATGAAAATTGATAAATATCAGCTGGGAAGAAAACAGCAATAAGAcgagtaaaaaaaattaagaaggaCCCTcacatagaaaataaaaaaaataacaaacagGGAATGACAAATTGAAGATAGTTACCAATCATATCTCTTTAATTGAAATGATTTTCTGTTCTATGCTATGGTAAACAAGAAATGTGAAAGATAACCAATCATATCTCTACTTCTCTCTTTTTTATTCCTTTCTCACACtaggtggaggtggaaatggATGTTTAATTATGAACTATTAGTGAACCAATATATCTTAAAttcagtgcatgtttggaaatccttcaaCAACGGATTCTAAACCGGAAATCTTTGCGCGATATCCGAATTGGTTGATCAAACAGAATCTCAGTCAAACAAACATGCTAGAATACTTCCTATTCCTACCAAGTACAAACGATAACAATTTGAATGATTTTCTATCTATGCATACTAAACAAGAAATGTGAGCACCACTTACTTACCACTCTTAAAATGCGACCTTGGGCACGCGATTTCTTAGCTTCATGAGCAGCAAGTCTGAACAAATTGGTGAGGTCTGGTTGGGTACTGATATTGGTAGCTGAAAGACCCCTCATTGCTGCCATTGTTGATTCAACATCACTGCTAAAATCTTTCTTCAGCTGTAAGAATTAAAGTAAAAAAACCACATCATGGGTCaaatcaaaaaccctaaaaaaaacaTGTCTTAATGCAACAAACACATGAATGTACCCATGAGACGGTGTTGGAGAGAGTGGCGAAAGCGAAGCGGTGATCGGGGTTGATGGTGAGCTTGGAATGGACGAAGAGAAGGATGGATTGCTTGATGGAGTCCAAGCGGGTGAGGGGTCTGCCGTTGTGTCCGGTGGCGGTTTTCATCTCGACGAGAGATTGAGGATCGATGTCGATGCAGAAGAGAATGTCTTCGTTGCAGATTCGTGAGGGTTGCAGAGTGTACCTGCTGCTTCCTTCTTCCCTGCTCCTCCTGTCTCCTTCTTCCATTTatatttctctgatttcttcttCGATTCTTGATTGATTGAAGAACACCGTGTGCCTCCTTCAGTTACTTGGTTCCTTTTCTACCTTCAGACAAGGCCCTAATTAATGGACTAATAAATGCAAAATAATGATGGATTATGTTATGTGTGATGATTTTCCCGGGATCCTCTCATCAAAAAAATTTCATGTTTGTTGATgttgaaaattcaaaattttgtgtgaatttctcttcataaataataaacaaaaatgttgtatatatataactaattaaaaaatacatgTGTATAAAAAAGAGATAGATATAAAATTTCGAAcaagaaaaatataagaaa
This is a stretch of genomic DNA from Lotus japonicus ecotype B-129 chromosome 1, LjGifu_v1.2. It encodes these proteins:
- the LOC130724496 gene encoding uncharacterized protein LOC130724496, giving the protein MEEGGDNILDAIYDEDNLYEDVDMMDVEEGELVESDTENVLVKNSAGDGTENVSGQNSAGDINGANRDPPSKNSKRRANKKKNKRKRKGSGSKPLDINRFVLDTCRRLKEKKSYMVYTAVGCLGISALSDIVNEVDAIQACGGQKTADGRRFRTGGGVLWSIIKVREPKAYKEIMKKAKEFEKQFRQPNVKQLPVPKKEESSQGVSFAGSPKEESSQVVAFSFAGLDLGNDSENAFPAVQMQNQPEPATSKENPVSVHDRLRIPVSYDDDLLGGSSVNDASGLHH
- the LOC130724503 gene encoding uncharacterized protein LOC130724503, with the translated sequence MEEGDRRSREEGSSRYTLQPSRICNEDILFCIDIDPQSLVEMKTATGHNGRPLTRLDSIKQSILLFVHSKLTINPDHRFAFATLSNTVSWLKKDFSSDVESTMAAMRGLSATNISTQPDLTNLFRLAAHEAKKSRAQGRILRVILFYCRSNVRPQHQWPVNQKLYTLDVMYLHDKPGPENCPQEVYDTLVEALEHVSEYEGYILESGQGLARVVFRHVLILLSHPQQRCIQENIDIPKSLAKKAPQGEPMATEENAPVSTQ